In the genome of Campylobacter concisus, the window CCTGATACTGATATATCTGATTTTAGATTTTCAAATGTCTTGTCGCCTATACCATTTACATTTTTTATATCTTCTATTGAGTTAAATTTATTTGCTTTTCTATACTCTATTATTGCATCTGCCTTTGAAGATCCTATGCCATCTAAACTCATTAACTCTTCTTTTGTGGCGGTGTTTAAATTTATGGCTGCTAGTAATGTAGAAGCTGCTGCTAATAGTGAGAATATAATCTTTTTCATTTTTGTCCTTTTTGGGTAAATTTGGGTTTGGAGTCTATCATATTTGGTGTTTTTAGTCAATACTCGTATAAAAGCATAAACTAAGAGATATTTATAAGC includes:
- a CDS encoding ComEA family DNA-binding protein: MKKIIFSLLAAASTLLAAINLNTATKEELMSLDGIGSSKADAIIEYRKANKFNSIEDIKNVNGIGDKTFENLKSDISVSGTTKIDDTKSKIKSKKDEIKEKASKKSDEVKEKKDSAKDDSIKEIKDNKEKLKDKAQKSKAKKEKSKE